The following are from one region of the Coffea eugenioides isolate CCC68of chromosome 2, Ceug_1.0, whole genome shotgun sequence genome:
- the LOC113759493 gene encoding putative late blight resistance protein homolog R1C-3, with the protein MQISYSSSRSCFELALEYLRCLHGTNIPGGYLISKLAKGVRLLQSFDLYLTKCRRRNHETYLEQDEEEKDVTSSRIQVLITRKIEDLEFACSEYLNHSRSPDLTRIASELTIFLEAIELFFETDISESCINYLLDCYWLRDPELVIDFLDSVSKILVEIYIYHFKRLVEKLMFLKSFIRFAMLRGVEGQQLIGLLIHTKMVSINALRLAYIWWSDVSRYNDPEAKLQISRLISEKINPSEPQVLETYIHVLTASKLSISSNTSALEKSKQTVADFMDYLVQNTTELLQPCTSTSVPIMNQMLKIVEGLRFLTILLRHQEKFKELCHEMKNLIGIVACDAAIVIFSLFVNQIEEGLAKETDLALFHLLKVLKLMRAEFTQVYPLISVSGFGFPRICELGSMDFLLRNLQELARSDEINCSNAFPVDKIQTIQEDFEFLRSFLEKIKEQRNQNEKLQAFWSHVMEIAYKAELVIDWTLVGDRCEYCLDGVARDINVMKIEAQEIYDSISDVGKTIKGVTITKTFTRVPSQVIVAAYNEELVPLDDEVKTITDSLTREGSRQLDVVPIVGMPGLGKTTLANIVYNSPSVMLHFNIRAWCTVSQAYSMHNMLVQILGSWWVSNLQK; encoded by the coding sequence ATGCAGATATCCTACAGCAGTAGCCGTAGTTGCTTTGAGCTCGCTCTAGAATATCTTCGTTGCTTACATGGTACCAACATACCGGGCGGTTATCTTATCTCGAAGCTGGCGAAGGGGGTGAGACTATTACAGAGCTTTGATCTGTATCTGACAAAGTGTAGGAGGAGGAACCATGAAACCTATTTGGAACAAGATGAGGAGGAGAAGGATGTTACGTCTTCCAGAATTCAAGTTCTGATTACCAGGAAAATCGAAGATCTTGAATTTGCTTGCAGCGAATACTTGAATCATTCTCGATCGCCTGATTTGACTCGTATTGCAAGTGAGCTCACCATATTCCTGGAAGCAATCGAGTTGTTCTTCGAAACAGATATCAGCGAATCGTGCATCAACTATCTCCTGGACTGTTACTGGCTACGAGATCCAGAGCTAGTTATTGATTTCCTCGATTCTGTTTCCAAGATTCTGGTGGAAATTTACATATACCATTTCAAACGCCTTGTCGAGAAGCTAATGTTCTTGAAGAGTTTCATTCGCTTTGCTATGCTTCGCGGCGTCGAGGGTCAGCAATTGATAGGTCTCTTGATTCATACTAAAATGGTGTCTATCAACGCATTACGCCTGGCTTATATATGGTGGTCTGACGTTAGCAGATATAATGATCCTGAAgcaaaacttcaaatttcacgGCTAATAAGTGAGAAGATTAACCCCAGTGAGCCCCAAGTCCTAGAAACTTACATCCATGTCTTGACTGCTTCAAAGTTATCAATATCATCAAACACTTCAGCTCTGGAGAAGAGTAAGCAAACAGTAGCTGACTTTATGGATTATCTCGTTCAGAATACTACGGAGCTATTACAACCTTGTACCAGTACTTCAGTCCCGATTATGAATCAAATGCTCAAAATTGTTGAGGGGCTAAGATTCCTGACAATCCTTCTTAGGCATCAGGAGAAGTTCAAAGAGCTATGCCATGAAATGAAGAATCTTATTGGAATTGTGGCCTGTGATGCAGCGATTGtaattttctccctttttgtGAATCAAATCGAAGAAGGCTTGGCCAAGGAAACCGATCTTGCTCTTTTTCATTTGCTCAAAGTGCTCAAGCTTATGAGGGCAGAATTTACACAGGTCTATCCACTAATATCAGTATCGGGATTTGGTTTTCCTAGGATCTGTGAGTTGGGCTCTATGGATTTTCTCCTAAGAAATCTACAGGAACTAGCAAGGTCTGATGAAATTAATTGTTCAAATGCTTTTCCAGTGGATAAAATCCAGACGATCcaagaagattttgaatttttaagaTCTTTCCTGGAGAAAATTAAGGAGCAGCGCAATCAGAATGAAAAACTCCAAGCTTTCTGGAGTCATGTTATGGAGATTGCATATAAAGCAGAGTTAGTGATTGACTGGACACTTGTTGGTGATCGATGTGAATATTGTTTGGATGGTGTTGCTAGAGATATTAATGTTATGAAGATTGAGGCTCAAGAGATCTATGATAGCATAAGTGATGTTGGTAAAACCATCAAGGGAGTTACCATTACCAAGACTTTCACTCGCGTGCCATCACAAGTTATTGTCGCCGCGTACAATGAAGAGCTGGTGCCTCTCGACGACGAGGTGAAAACTATCACTGATAGTCTTACAAGAGAAGGGTCAAGGCAGTTGGATGTGGTTCCCATCGTGGGTATGCCTGGGCTTGGTAAGACCACATTAGCCAATATAGTTTACAATTCTCCATCAGTAATGTTGCATTTCAATATTCGTGCTTGGTGCACTGTTTCTCAAGCATATAGCATGCACAACATGTTAGTTCAGATATTGGGTAGTTGGTGGGTGTCAAACCTccaaaaataa